ACTGGATGCTCAACCACGACGTCGTGGAGCCGGTCGAGGAGGAGGACCACATCGCCCGGACCGCGCAGGATCTCCTCTTGCCTGAACCGTTCCTGCGCGAGCTTGCTGAACTGCTCCACGAGAAGGGACAACTCATTTTCTACGGCCCTCCGGGCACCGGCAAGACCTACCTGGCGGACCGGCTCGCCGGCGCCTTGCAGCAGGACCCGGAAAGGCGGATGCTCGTCCAATTCCATCCGTCCACCTCGTACGAGGACTTCTTCGAGGGCTACCGGCCACGCACCGATGAACGGGGGCAGCTGACCTACGAGCTTCGCTCCGGGCCGCTTGCGCTGATGGCAGAGAAGGCCGAGAGCAACCCCGGCGTGCCGCACTACCTGATCATTGACGAGATTAATCGGGCCAACCTGCCGCGTGTCCTCGGCGAACTGCTGTTCCTGCTGGAATACCGGAACAAGGCCGTACGTACCGCCTATCGGCCCGACGAACCATTCGAGCTGCCGCGCAATCTCTTCTTCATCGGCACCATGAACACCGCTGACAGGTCGATCGCGATGGTGGATGCGGCCCTGCGTCGACGGTTCCATTTCATCCCGTTCATGCCGCACGAGGGAGCGATGCGGTCGCTGCTCGCCGACTGGTTGAAGAAGAACGGGGAGCCGGTGTGGGTCGCCGGACTGGTGGATCAGGTAAACGAGCGGCTCCGGGTCCTCCTGAAAGGGCCGCACCTGCAGATCGGTCACAGCCACTTCATGAGACAGGGCCTCACCGGCGAGCGACTCGCACGCATCTGGGATTACGACGTCTACCCCTTCATCGAGGACCAGTTGTACGGTCGGCCCGACCAGCTGGAGCAGTTCGCCTGGGCGAAGGTGCACGCCGCGTACGGGCCGTCCTCCGCTTCGGGGAGCGCGGCCGTGGATGCCGCCTCGGACGATTCCGATGAGTCTCCCTTCTGAATCCCGGGCCGCTGGCGTAGTGAGGCTTCGCGAGTACGAGACCTTGCCGCGGCCCGTAGCTCTCAACGTCGCGGAGGTGTCCCTGCTCCGCGGCCTCCCCGGCGGCCGCCTCGAACTCACCCCGTCGGACGAGCCCGGTTCGTACTTCCTCCAGGCCACCTCCTGGGTGGGCGCCGTAGTTCTACCTCGGCTGACCATTCAGATCCTGCCCAAGGTGCGTGACCTGCGGACCGTTCTGACCATGTTCACCTCCGGCGTAGGCCTGGTCGAGTGGGGAACCGACGCGGCGGCGTACGACCGAAGTGACTTCGTCGAAGGCGTCGCGGAACTGGTACTACGGGCGATCAACGGGGCGACCCTCCGTGGTCTCGTCCACGGCTACCGTGCTGTCGACCAGCGACTCCCAGTGATCCGTGGACGCCTGGACGTCCAGCAGTTGGCCGCACGGCCGTGGGACTCCTGGCCAGTGCCGTGCCGCTTCGACGACTTCACCGCGGATATCCCCGAGAACCGGATCCTGCTGGCGGCCGTTCGGCATGTCGTGCGGTGGCCAGTAGGCCCCGTCCTTCGTCGCATGGGGGGTGAGCTGCTCCAGCGCCTTGAAGGAGTGGGTGACTCACCGGTCGCGCTGACCGAGTGTGACCTGATCCGGCGCACACCGCTCAATGAGCACTACCAACCGGCTCTTGCCCTTGCTCGGCTGGTCCTTGAGAGCTTCGGCCTCACCCAGGGCGCGGGTGGACTGACAGCGCAGAGCTTCCTGGTCGACATGAACAAGCTATTCGAGAAGTGGATCGGGGACGAGTTACGCGCAAGGCTCTACCCCACGATCGAGGTCCTTGAGCAGTTGCCCGTTCCCCTGAGCGTCTCGCCACGCGTCACCATGAACCCCGACCTGCTCTTCCTACGAGGCGCGGAGGTCGTTTTCGTTGCGGACGTCAAGTACAAGCTGACCGGGGGAGGTCTAGCGCGTACCAGCGACTATTACCAGCTGCTGGCCTACACCACGGCCCTGCGACTACCGCACGGCATGCTCATTTACTGCCGTGCCGACCTCGCTCCGGACCGAGTCATCACAGTGGTCGGAGGCAACCAGCGCCTGCACACCCATCCCATGGATCTGAGTGGGTCGCCTGAAATGGTGGCCGAGGCGCTTGACGTGGTCGCGGAGTCGATCAGAAAGCTGGCCTGACGGCCTACACGGAAGCGCCCACTCGAAGCCGTCCCGGGTGATCTCGACGGCCAGGACGTGTTCCTGTCCGGGTTTGGTGGCCCAGCCGCAGCGGTACATCAACCACAGGAACGACGGCTTGATCCAGGTCATCCGTTCCCGCTTGAACGGGGCCACGAACCGCCCGGTCGCCACCGCCGGCACCGCTATCTGCGGCGGGTACGCCTGGTAGACGGTGATGGAGTCGGCCGAGTAGCGGGCGCGGACCTGACGCACGGGAACAGACACGACCCGATCCTCACCGACCAACGCCGGGCCGATCCACTGAGATTCGGCGTCGAAGGCCGGCCTGCGGATCGGGGACTGGGTGTACGCGACCAAGGCGGCGTCGTGGGTGAACTCGCGCTGCTTGTGCCGTGGCTGATCGATGGCGGCCATACCCCGCGGCAGGCGGAGGACTGGTTGGCCGGGTTCTCCGCCTGGTCCGCGACCGACGCCGATGTGCTGGACGGTTTCGCGTCGAGGAACGCCTCGAAGTGGTCAGTCCGGTCGAAGCGGAGCACCGAGCCATGGATACATGATCTTGCGGTCTGGAGTGGCCGGTGGGCTGTCTTCCGGGCGTGCCGGCGGTGAGCAGGCCGCGCGGACGGGACCGGTGGGTTGGTCTCAGGGTGCGGTGGTGCTGTCCGCCCGGTCGGGTGCGGTGCAGTGTCGGCAGCGTCGTGGGCAGGGTGTGTGGGCGGGGGTGGTGGTGAGGCCGCTGGTGTGCAGGATCGTGGTGACGGTCTGGTCGAGGGTGTGGTGTTCGGGGATGGTGATCTCGTCGGGGGTGCCGAGGAGGTCGAGGTGGGTGTACCAGTGGCGCATCTGGTCGGGGGTGACGGGGATGGGTTCGGTGCGGGTGGCGTGTCGGCGGAGGGTTTCGTCGTAGGAGACGTCGAGGTAGTAGACGGCGGTGGGGCCCGGGTGGTGGTGGATGAGGTGGTGGAGGGCTGGTGCGTAGCGTTCGGTGTGCAGGATGCCTTCGAGGATGACGTGGTAGCCGAGGTCGAGGGCGGTGCGGGCGGTCGTGGTGATGAAGGTGGGGGTGACCGGGTCGATGTGGGTGCTGTCGTGTTCCCGCAGGATGATCCGGCGGAGGTAGTCCTGTTCGAGGAGGGCGGCGCCCCGGCCGTAGCGGCGGCGTACCTCGCGTGCGGTGGTGGTCTTCCCGCTTCCTGAGTTACCCCGGATGATCACCAGCGTCGGTGCGGTGGAGTCGGGTGGTTCCATGTCGATCCTTATGCGATATTGGCGCAGCTGAGCGCGACGGCTCGTCCGGAACGTGGCCGCGGGCTCGGGACTCTACGAATAGTGGCGTTAGTCAGTGCCTGCATCCGCAAGGCCGTCCGCGACGGTGCCGACATTGTCCACCCGCTGGCTGCGTTGCGGGGTCACCGGCCGCCAGCTCGACATGGGTTTCTGGTCGGGTCTTCGTGAAGGCGGCTTCCCGCGACATGGGCGTCCGGTCGTTGCGCTACGAGGTGGCGGCGACGAGGGCTGTCGGCGGATGTGCGCCTACGGTGCTGTGGGATTCCGACTGGTCCGCGACCGACGTCGATGTGCTGGACGGTTTCGCGTCGAGGAACGCCGCGAAGTGGTCCACCAGGTCGAAGCGTAGCGTCGAGCGCTGGGTGCATGATCTTGCGGCCTGGGTCAGCGGGTGGGCGGTCGACCGGGCACGGCGGCGGTGAGCGGGAAGCGTGAGATGGTTTCCGCTTCGCAACGCGGAGCGCGAGATGACGGAGGCATCTGCCGCGAGATTGGGATGGCTCCTTGGCGCGCGGCTGTCGGCGCGGCAACAACCTGCCCAGTGGATCTCGGGCGTAGGGTGCGACGACGTGACGGGCATCGACACACTCCTGACGGCGGACATTCCCGAGCCACCCGCGTGCGAGGTGGAGGTCAAGTACCGGATCGGTGACCTACCCGCGGTGGAGGAGGCTCTCGGGGCGTGTGGTGCCGTCCTGTCGCCGCCGGTGGTGCAGGACGATCAGGCCTACGCTCGGGTCGGGTGGGTGTACGGCCAGTCGAAGATCGGGGTTCCGTTCGCCCGGCTGCGCACCGAGCGGGGGCGGCATCTGTTGACGGTCAAGACGCCGGTCGCCAACGAGCTGTCGTGTGTCGAGCATGAGACCGAGGTGGCCGACCGGCAGCAGATGGACGCCGCGCTCCGGCAGATGGGCTTCTATCCGACGGTACGCATCCGCAAGTCCCGCCGTACGGCGGCGCTCGGACCGATGTCGTTGTGCCTCGACGAGGTGGACGACCTCGGGGCGTTCCTGGAGATCGAGCAGATCGTCGCCGCCGGTGAGCAGGGCGAGCGGGTCCAAGCCGACCTCGACCGGTTCGCCGCCACGCTGGGCGTGTCCCTGGAACGCATCACCGATACCTACGATTCGCTGATCAGGGCTGGACGAGCCGGGCCCGGTGAACTTCGTGGTCAACCCGTTAGACCGCCTCAAGTCGTCCGGTAGCTCGGCCGTAGAGCGCAGGTGTGCTCGTTGGCCTCGTCGTGGGAGACATCGAGGAGATCCCGGCTCCTCGTACACCAGGAGATCTGGCCCTGGCTGCTGGTCCACTCCGCGATGAGCGTGCTGACCACCCGCGCAGCCAAAGCCGACATCGGCCCGGTCCGGACCGGACCAAGTTCACCACAACCCTGCGCATCGTGCGTCGTACCGCCACCGGTACGGGGACCATTCCCCCGACGGACTGGACTGACGCCCTACCCGCCATCCACGCCCAGATCCCGAGCAAACTCACCGCCACCAACCCCGCAGCGCGGGGGCATGACCAGCGACTACGACCCGCGAGCCTTAGTGGATCATGAAGCGGATGTCCTGTTGGAATGCTTGGCCGCAGCCAGCTGGTACAGCCACTTCAGGATCGCCTCGGTCGTTTCCTCCGGGGGCCCTAGGCCGTGTTTCGTAGGGCGGCGTTGTTGGGGCGTGGCGGTGGTCGCTAATGGGAGAGGTCTCCGGTAGTTGGTTCAGCGACCAAGCTGGAACTTCACACCGGAGACCTCGTGCCGAGCGTAGCGGCAGCGAGGCGACATGACCTGACCGACGTGCAGTGGGCGGTCCTCGAGCCGTTGCTGCCTGCGGGAACGGGTCATGCTCGGCCGCGCAGATGGACCATGAGACTGATCATCGACGGGATCCGGTGGCGGGTCCGGACCGGATCACCATGGCGGGACGTGCCCGCGTCCTACCCGCCGTGGCAGACCTTGTACCGGTGGTTCCGGCGCTGGCAGCGCGACGGCGTCTGGGCGCAGATCCTCACCTCGTTGCAGGCCCTGGCGGACGCGGCGGGGTTGATCGGCTGGACGGTGAGCGTGGACTCGACCATCAGCCGCGCCCACCAGCACGCCGATGGGGCCCGCCGTGACGGGCAGGCGCAGAAGGAGCCACCCGGTGGTGTGCAGGCCGAACCGGCAGATCACGGCCTCGGCCGGTCAAGGGGCGGCTGGACCACCAAGACCCATCTGGCCTGCGAGCAGGGCCGCAAACTGATGGCCATGGTGGTGACCGCCGGACAACACGGCGACAGCCCACAGTTCATCCCCGTACTGGCCAAACTACGTGTCCCCCGCGCCGGTGGCGCCCGGCCCCGGACCCGCCCCGACATGGTGCTGGCCGACAAGGCGTACACGTCCAAAGCCAACCGAGCCCACCTACGATCCCGGGGCATCCGAGCGTGCATCCCGAGCAAGGCCGACCAGGACGCCCACCGCAAGGCCAAAGGGTCCAAAGGCGGACGCCCACCCGCCTTCGACCCCGAGGTCTACCGCCTGCGTCACGCCGTGGAGTGCGGCATCAACCAGCTCAAACACCACCGCGCCATGGCCACCAGATACGACAAACTCGCCGTGCGCTACGAAGCCACCCTCACCATCGCCGCCATCAACCAATGGCTCCGCGCACTACGAAACACGGCCTAGTCAAGCCAGCAGATCACTCCGTCGCCATCGGTGGCGGCTGCGGCGAAGAAGCTCCGGACGTCTGGCAGGTAGTGGGTCACCCACGCGAGGGTGCCAGGCCTTTCCCAGTTCCCGGGGTAGATCTCGGCCTGGTTCAGCTCCTGCGGATCGACGTCGTGGATGAGGTCGCTTTTAGTGAGCGTGGCCAGTTGCGTGGCCGCGGCCGTTACCTGGGTCGGTGTCAGATAGGACGGTGGCCCGTAGCCCCAGTCGTCGTCCAGGTTGTCCAGGAAGTCGAACATCTCGTCGCTGTCGGGTTCGACATCTGGCAGTTCCACGAAGTCCTCCGCTCCCAGGACCAGCGGGATGTCGACGCCAAGCCGGTCGAGCAGGAAGTCGAGTCCGTTCCATGCCTTGTCGGTGGCGCTCCAGCGGTCGGAGTCGTCGTCCCGATGCGTCATGGCCAACCCGTACGCCCAGGCGAGGTCAGCTCTGGCCTGCTCCAGCTCGGCCGGGGTGACACGCAGCCAGTTGCCGTTCATGCTCACGCCGCCAGCCTAAGGATCGATTACGACAGTTCTCCCTGCCAGGACGCGTCGACCGTGGCGAGCCGTCGGCGGCATCCGGACCTGCCGCAACGCCAGTGATCAAGAACCCGTGGGCGGTCGGTAGGTCGGTGATGGTGTCGGGGTATTCGCGGTGGTTGTCGGCGGTGATGATCCCGTCGCGGCGGTCGACGGATCTGCTGGGCGGGCACTGGACGTTGATCTCCGGCTGGGGGCGGGTGCCGAAGGCGTTGGTGTGGGACAACGAGTCCGCGGTCGGGCAGTGGCGGGCCGGCAGGCCGCAGCTGACGGAGGCGATGAACGCCTTCCGCGGCACTCTCGGCATCAAGGTGATCCGGTGCCGGCCGGCGGATCCGGAATCGAAGGGCCTGGTGGAGCGGGCCAACGGCTATCTGGAGACGTCGTTCCTGCCCGGACGCCGTTTCGCCTCACCTCAGGACTTCAACGCCCAGCTCACCGACTGGCTGGTGCGGGCGAACCACCGCCAACACCGGATGCGGGGCTGCCGCCCGCTGGACCGGTGGGACGCCGACCGGGCCGCGATGCTGTCGCTGCCGCCGGTCGCGCCGGTGGTTGGCTGGCGGCAGACCACCCGCCTGCCTCGGGATCATTACGTCCGGTTGGACAGCAACGACTACTCGGTGCACCCGGCGGCGGTGGGCCGACGAGTCACCATCGTCGCCGACGCCGACCGGGTGCAGGTGTTCTGCGAGGACCGCCAAGTCGCCTGGCATGACCGGTGCTGGGCGAAAGCATCAGAGCATCACCGATCCCGCTCACCGCCAAGCCGCCGCCGATCTGCGGACAGCGGCCCGGCAGGCGCCAGCGCGGGCAGTCACGACCGAGGTGGAGCACCGCCAGCTGGCCGATTACGACCGCCTGTTCGGCCTGGATGTCGAGGTGGCCGTCGGCGATCCATCGGGTGACGACTGCGGGGTCTGCGCCGGTGTCGAGGGCTGCGCGGTAGCGGTCGAGTCGGTTGGTGCGGGTGGTGAGGTTCTCCCGGGCTGCGGGGATGCGCTGCTCACCGCCCGGGGTCGGGCCTGGCTGCCGTTCCAGATGCTGGCCGCCGCCCACACGTACGGGCTGCTGTTGAACCTCTGGTTCTGGCCGCCCTGGTTCTGGCCGCCGGCCGGGCCGCGTTCGACGCCCCGGTGACCTTCGCCGCGCCGGCCGCCGCCTCCCGGTCGGCGGTCAGGCCGGTACGCCCGGCGGCGGGCACGGTGTCGGGCCCGACGCGGTGCGGACCGCCCCGCCGGGAGGAACCGGGGACGGGGCGCCACCCGAACGATGGGCCGGGGTGCCCGGACGGCGTACGGGTCTGCCCGGGTGCGGTCCGGGGCCGACGTCACGGTGCCCGCAGCGTCAATGACCTCCCGGCGTCCGGCGCCGGAGAGGTCATCTGCACGCGTGGTGCAGGAGGCGTCGCGGAGTGTGGCGGCGGTGGGTGGGCGAGGGCCCGGATTGCGGTATCCGCAGGTGAGCGTGGGTTGCGAGGTCGTAAATCGTGATCCGAGGTCGGCTCAGAACCGTTGACGTGGCCTGGCTCACGCTCCTAGGGTGAACCACCAGTTCACTGAGTGATCCGATCCGGGGTGATGGAAGCCGGGGGATCCCACGCCAGACGACGCTTCCGAGGGATTCGGAGAGTGCCTGCATGACCGCGACAAGAACGACCACCGCCGCGGTGGCCGCCCAGGGCGGACCCACCGGTCGGGTGGACCCACCGACACCACGCCGCCGAAACGCCCGACTGGCCGCCGTGGGCAGACGCGGTCGCGACGGCGTCGGAGCCGTCCTCGTGGTGGCAGCGCTCGCCGGCCTGTGGGAGGGCTACAAGGCGGTGGGCCGGGCCGTCGGCGACGTCGTGCCCGGCACTGGGATCGCCTTCCCCGTCGCCACCGACGACCTGTCGATGCCGCACGTGTGGACGATCCTCGGCGCACTCGTCGAACCGGCCCGGCGCGGCGACGCGGCCACACTCGGCGTCTATCTGCTCGGCGAGACCAGCGTGACGCTGCGCGAGGCGTTCTACGGCCTGGTGGCCGGCGCGTCGCTCGGTCTGCTGCTCGCCGTCCTCTTCCTGAACGTGGTGCCGCTGAGCAAGGGGCTGATGCCCTGGCTGGTGGCGTCGCAGACGGTCCCCCTGGTGGCCATCGCACCGATGATCGTGATCTGGGGCGGCCAGGCCGGCGCACCCCCCTGGGTGGCGGTCACCGGCATCGCCGCCTACCTCGCGTTCTTCCCGGTCACCATCAACACCCTGCGCGGTCTGAAGTCGCCGCCGAAGGTCCAACTGGAGTTCATGCGCAGCGTCGGTGCCGGCCGTTGGCAGGTACTCGGGTGGCTGCGGATGCCCGCGGCGCTGCCCTTCGTCTTCGCCGGCCTGCGCCTCGCGGCGACCGCGAGCGTGGTGGGCGCGATCGTCGGTGAGCTTTCCGCAGGCACCGGCCGGGGCATCGGCCGGGCCATCCTCACCTTCGCCTACTACTACTCCAACGGCCCCGAGAAGTTGTACGCGGCCGTCCTGGTCGCGGCGGCGGCCGGCATCGTCTTCGTGCAGTCCCTGGCACTCATCGAGCGCATCGCGCTCCGGAACCGGCAGACCCGGTGACCACCCCTTCCGCCTCCACAAGACCTGGAGAGACGCTGATGTCCGAGGCCGCGATCATTTCCGTGCGAGGAGTCACCAAGCAGTTCACCGGCGGAGACCGCACGGTGACGGCGCTTGAGGACATCGACCTGTCGATCGAGCGGGGTGAGTTCGTGTCCCTGCTGGGTCCCAGCGGCTGCGGCAAGAGCACGCTGCTGCGGATCCTGGCGGACCTCACCGAGCCCACCAGCGGCACGGTGTCGCTCAACGGCAAGACGCCGGCCGCGTCCCGGTTGGACCGGGACTACGGGATGGTCTTCCAGCAGGCCGGACTCTTCGAGTGGCGGACCGTGCAGCGCAACGTCGAACTGCCGTTGCAGGTGGCCGGAGTGGACAGGTCGACCCGGCGGGCCAAGGCCCACGAGATGCTGGAGCTGGTCCGGCTCACCGACTTCTCCCGCCACTTCCCCTGGCAGCTCTCCGGTGGCATGCAGCAGCGGGTGGCGATCGCCCGCGCGCTGTCGGCGGACCCGGAGATCCTGTTCATGGACGAGCCGCTGGGCGCGCTCGACGAGATGAACCGCGAACGCCTCCAGGGCGAGCTGCTCCGGATCTGGTCGGACACCCGGACCACCGTCGTCTTCGTGACGCACAGCATCTCCGAGGCGGTCTTCCTGTCCTCGCGGATCGTCGTGATGTCCGCCCGGCCCGGCCGCATCGCCGCCAGCATCGACGTCGACCTGCCGTACCCACGGACCGCCGCGACCCGGACCACCGAGGCGTTCTTCGCCAAGGTCACCGAGGTACGCGCGGCGCTGCACGGCGCCCCGGCCGAGCAGGCGGCCCGATGAGCACCACGCCTCTCGCGCGGCGGACCCCGGCCGCCGCCGGGCTCCGGACGGCCGTCGGCCGGTTCCTGCCGGTCGTGCTCACCGCGGTGCTGATCCTCGGCTCGTGGCAACTGGTCGTCACGATCTTCGACGTCCCGTCGTTCATCGTGCCGGCGCCGGTGGAGATCTCGTCCGCGTTCCGCTCCGAGTTCGGCACGATCATGTCGGCCTCGGTGGTCACCGTGCGGGCGGTGCTCCTCGGCCTCTTCCTCGGCGCGGTCGCCGGGGTCACGGTGTCGCTGGCGCTCAGCCGCTTCCCGGGTGTGTCCGGCCCGGTGCTGACCGCCGCCGTCATCATCAACTGCGCCCCGATCGTGGCTCTCGCGCCGATCTTCAACAACTGGTTCGGGGTCACCAACCCGATGTCCAAGGCGGGCGTGGCTGCGGTGATGGTCTTCTTTCCGGTCCTGGTCAACACCACCAGGGGCCTCCTCCAGGTCTCACCCCTGCACCTGGAGATCATGCAGTCGCTCGCGGCACAGCCCCGACAGGTGGCGCTCATGCTGCGGCTGCCCAACGCGTTGCCGTACCTGTTCAACGCGCTCAAACTCGGCAGCACGCTCGCCGTGATCGGCGTGATCGTGACCGAGTACTTCGGTGGACCGAGCAACGCGCTCGGGGTGTACATCGCCTACCAGGCGGCCCTGCCCCGCTTCGAGTTCGCCTGGGCGGGGATCGCCGTGGCCAGTGCCCTCGGTCTGCTGCTGTTCGGTGCCACGTCCCTGCTGGAACGCCTCCTGATGCCCTGGCACGAGTCCCTGCACGACAGCGACTCCTGAGAGCCCGGATCCCCACGAAATGTTGGAGTCAGATATGGCCCTGCACCTACGGCGGACCTCGCGGAGGAACCGCCCGATCACGATCGCCGCCACCCTCACCGCCGTCCTGCTCGCCGCCTCGGCCTGCGGTGGCATGTCCGACGGCCCGAGCGAGTCCGCGGCCGAGGCCGCCAAGAACTGCGAGACGACCACCAAGGTCCGGGTGGTGCTCCAGTGGGTCGCCCAGGCCCAGTTCGCCGGCTACTACGCGGCCAAGGAGAAGGGGTACTACGCCGAGGAGTGCCTCGACGTCACCATCCAGGAGGGCGGCGTCAACATCGTCCCCCAGCAGGTGCTCTCCGCCGGCAACGCCGAGTTCGCGGTCAGCCACGTCACCAAGACGATGGTCACCCGGGAACAGGGCGCGGACCTGGTCAACATCGGCCAGGTGTTCCAGCGCGGCGCGTACCTCCAGGTCGCCTGGGCCGACTCCGGCATCAAGGAGCTGACCGACCTGAAGGGCAAGAAGGTCGGCAGCTGGGGCTACGGCAACGAGCTGGTGCTGTTCGCCGCGATGAAGGACGCCGGTGTCGACCCGACCAAGGACGCCGAGATCATCCAGCAGCCCTTCGACATGTCGCTGCTGCTGCGCAAGGAGGTCGACGCCGCCCAGGCCAAGACCTACAACGAGTACGCCCAGTTGCTGGAGACCAAGAACCCCGACACCGGCCAGCTCTACCAGCCGTCGGACTTCTCCGTGATCAACCTCCAGGACGCCGGCTACACCAGCCTGGAGGACGGCGTCTACGCCCGGGGCGACTGGCTCAACGAGCAGGTCAACCAGGACACGGCGGTGAAGTTCCTCAAGGCGTCCTACCGGGGCTGGGGCTTCTGCCGCGACGAACTGGACGGCTGCGTGGACATCGTGCTCAACGCCGGCAGCGCCCTGGGCAAGGGCCACCAGACCTGGATGCTCAACGAGATCAACAAGCTGATCTGGCCGGCCGCCAACGGCGTGGGAATGATGGACCAGGCGGCCTGGGATCAGACCATCAAGATCGCGATGGGTGGCGGGGTGCTCAAGGGCGTGCCGGACTCCGACGCGTTCCGCACCGACCTGTCGAAGCGCGCCAACGACGAACTCGGCGCCGACGGCTTCGACGCCAACGGGAACTCCTACACACCGGAGACCGTGACGATCACGGAAGGCGGCAGCTAGGCGGGCGGCCGGGTGCCGGCGGCTCCCGCCGTTCGGCACCCGGCCGCAGCCGGTGGCTTCTGCCAAGATGTGGGCCGTATCCCACGGCTGACGGCGATTGATGGAGGTAGCGATGGCGCCCAGTGAGGCGGGCCTGGTGCGACGTACGATCTGGCTCCTGCGGGCCGTGGCGGCGCACCCGGAGGGTGTCGGGCTCAGCGAGGTCGCCCGCGAGGCGGGTATTCCCAAGGCCACCTGCTACCGCGTGCTCACGGTGCTGGAGCGGGAGAGCTGGCTCACCCTGGATCCGATCACCCGCCGCTACCGGGTGTCCCTCGGTCTGCTCTCGATCGTGGGGGGACTGCTCGACGGCGGTGGCGCCTACAGCCACATGCGGGAGGTGCTGCGCAACCTCGCCGAGGAGACCCGGGAGACCGCTGGCTTCGACGTGCTGCTGCCGCCGCAGGTGATGGTCGTGGCGCAGGTGCCGGGTCCGTCGCTGATCGGGCAGACGCTCAAACCGGTACCCCGTACCCAGCCGGTCTGGGCCACCTCCACCGGCAAGGTGCTCCTGGCGGCGCTGAGCGCGGAGTCGGTGTGGGAGGACTTCACCGAGGAGTTCGCCGAGCACGCCCCGCCGGAGGTGGGCGACCTGGAGTCCTTCGTGGCCTCGTTGGACGCGGTCCGGGAGCGCGGGTTCGCCTTCGCGTACGACGAACTGGAGGTCGGGGCGGCGTCGGTCGCGGCGCCGGTGCGGCTGCGCGGCAACACGCCGTACGCGGTCTGGATCGGCGGGCCGACGTACCGGATCACCCGCGAGCGCATCGACACCATGGCGGAGTCGGTGATCAAGGCGGCCCGGCAGCTCACCGAACTGCTCAGTAACGCAGACATCGACATTCCGAGTGCCTTCGCCAGACGCTAGGGCACCCGCCGACCGCACCGGCTCGTCCACGGCGAGGTGTGCGGTGAAGGAGGAGACAATGGCCGTACCAGCCGAGGTGTTGGC
Above is a window of Micromonospora yangpuensis DNA encoding:
- a CDS encoding IclR family transcriptional regulator, which translates into the protein MAPSEAGLVRRTIWLLRAVAAHPEGVGLSEVAREAGIPKATCYRVLTVLERESWLTLDPITRRYRVSLGLLSIVGGLLDGGGAYSHMREVLRNLAEETRETAGFDVLLPPQVMVVAQVPGPSLIGQTLKPVPRTQPVWATSTGKVLLAALSAESVWEDFTEEFAEHAPPEVGDLESFVASLDAVRERGFAFAYDELEVGAASVAAPVRLRGNTPYAVWIGGPTYRITRERIDTMAESVIKAARQLTELLSNADIDIPSAFARR